The Paenibacillus spongiae nucleotide sequence TATGCTGTTTCGTTTGCTGGTGGTGTCTGTGTCCATGGGGGCGCTCGGTGTTGTACCCTATTACTTCCTGAACGGAACAGGCTTCGTGAAATTAAACACCGTTATCTCTTTGCTGACCAGTGTAATGATCGTCATCCTGTTTTTTCTGTTGATTCCCCGATTTGGCGTGACGGCGATTGGTATAGCAAAGTTTGCAGGAGTCCCGCTCGTATTGTTCTCGATCTATTTTATTGAGAAGAAAGTGATGAGGAAAGCAGCTGTTCAGAAGGAAGAGCCGGTAAACCTTCGATTTGACCGAAAGGGATTGTAACGATGAGAAGAATGTTCGTCGATTTTACGAATGATGGCCATCATTATGCTTATAACTCCGCTGTTATGCAGGGCCTTAAGGAACGCAGGCCTTCAGCTGAGATTCTGTATTACTCCAAATTTTCTGATCCGAAGAAGAAGAAAGAGCTTATAGAGTCCGGGATTCAGGTAGAAGAATATACAGCGGAATCCTATTTTCAGCGATTGCCGGCGATGCTGGTCCGCATCATAATGGTTTTCAAGGCTGTAACTTATGCGAAAAAGAACGGATGGGACAACATTCATTTTCTGTATCTGGATACCATTATACTCCCATTATGTTTTCTCTATCCTTTCTTATTAAAGAAAAGAATAACGGCTACGCTGCACTGGTTTCCCGGTCGTACAAGCAAACGAAAGGCATTGGGGTTTCTTTTGAATAGAGAAATAATCTCTGAATTAATCGTGCATGGTGAATATACAAAAAAACAAGTTGAGGGCATTTCAAACTGCAGCACGATCTTCTCAATTATCTATCCGAATCTACATCCGCTTATTCCCAATAACAGGCACATTCAGGTGAAGGAAAGGTTGTTTAGTACTGATAACAAGGGAGTCGTATTATTATGCTTTGGGGGACTCAGGCACGATAAGGGGATCGATATTTTATTAAAAGCTGCTGAGGGATTGCCTGATGTGGAATTTACAATCGTTATTGCGGGAAAAGAAGATTCGTTTTCACAACAATATTTGGAGGAACATATAAGGAATTATAAATTGGAAAATAAAGTTGTTATGAACTTGAAATATATACCGGACGAAG carries:
- a CDS encoding glycosyltransferase family 4 protein, with product MRRMFVDFTNDGHHYAYNSAVMQGLKERRPSAEILYYSKFSDPKKKKELIESGIQVEEYTAESYFQRLPAMLVRIIMVFKAVTYAKKNGWDNIHFLYLDTIILPLCFLYPFLLKKRITATLHWFPGRTSKRKALGFLLNREIISELIVHGEYTKKQVEGISNCSTIFSIIYPNLHPLIPNNRHIQVKERLFSTDNKGVVLLCFGGLRHDKGIDILLKAAEGLPDVEFTIVIAGKEDSFSQQYLEEHIRNYKLENKVVMNLKYIPDEEVSAYFDFADFVVLPYRKIFSGQSGPLTEGAIRNKIIIGPNHGEIGDTIQRYEIGIVFEAEDSSDLGEKIRDSIRNYEDLKRKIADSSYKKMIKRDEFIRQYQMFFYKEKELQEVIRSS